From a single Struthio camelus isolate bStrCam1 chromosome 31, bStrCam1.hap1, whole genome shotgun sequence genomic region:
- the JUNB gene encoding transcription factor JunB, translating to MCTKMEQPFYRDEPFLGGYCRPELDYKALKGALPPEPYRGLKPALRPDGGFFPAELGGGGGGGGGGGGGFFFAPRGPPTEEQEGFADGFVKALDDLHQLGQLPPPNVSLPEPPPVYTALGTYPAAASPPVQTPVQPGPFPTATLSYLPATAVKEEPQTVPEGPSPARSPLDAATQERLKAERKRLRNRLAATKCRRRKLERIARLEERVRGLRGDNAALAAAAAALRAQVARLRGTVRHHLGSGCQLLLAKGHGF from the coding sequence ATGTGcaccaagatggagcagcccttCTACCGCGACGAGCCCTTCCTGGGCGGCTACTGCCGGCCCGAGCTGGACTACAAAGCGCTGAAGGGCGCGTTGCCGCCGGAGCCCTACCGGGGGCTGAAACCGGCGCTGCGCCCCGACGGCGGCTTCTTCCCGGCggagctcggcggcggcggcggcggaggaggaggaggcggcggcggcttctTCTTCGCGCCGCGGGGGCCCCCCACGGAGGAGCAGGAGGGCTTCGCCGACGGCTTCGTGAAGGCTCTCGACGACCTGCACCAACTGGGGCAGCTGCCGCCGCCCAACGTGTCGCTACCGGAGCCGCCGCCCGTTTACACCGCGCTGGGTACCTACCCGGCAGCCGCCAGCCCTCCGGTGCAAACCCCGGTACAACCGGGTCCTTTCCCTACCGCAACGCTCAGCTACCTACCGGCGACCGCCGTCAAAGAGGAACCGCAGACGGTACCGGAGGGTCCGAGCCCGGCTCGGTCCCCGTTGGACGCGGCCACGCAGGAACGGCTCAAAGCGGAGCGCAAGAGGCTCCGCAACCGCCTGGCCGCCACCAAGTGTCGCCGCCGCAAGCTGGAGCGCATCGCCCGGCtggaggagcgggtgcgcgggCTGCGCGGCGACAACGccgccctggccgccgccgccgccgccctgcgcgccCAGGTGGCCCGGCTGCGCGGCACCGTGCGCCACCACCTGGGCTCCGGCTGCCAGCTCCTGCTCGCCAAGGGCCACGGCTTCTAG
- the RNASEH2A gene encoding ribonuclease H2 subunit A, whose protein sequence is MALAALERDPAGAARLGSAVPELCRRLPCALGVDEAGRGPVLGPMVYAICYCPEERLGELEALGVADSKTLSEAEREQRFGRLEAAGAVLGWALHVLSPALISASMQQRGKYNLNELSQDTAAGLIQQALDAGVRVTQVFVDTVGPAESYESRLRRRFPGLGVTVRPKADALFPVVGAASICAKVARDRAVKHWKFAEDLQELDTDYGSGYPNDPRTKQWLLRHLDGVFGFPQLVRFSWATARSLLQRHAAPVRWRDEDEGAEDPAGPPSLLAFFARRPPAGRQPHRFFYERSLRPWPTCDPPPQINSFS, encoded by the exons atggcgctggcggcgctggagCGGgacccggcgggggcggcgcggctcggTTCGGCCGTGCCCGAGCTCTGCCGCCGCCTGCCCTGCGCGCTCGGCGTGGACGAGGCCGGCCGCGGCCCGGTGCTGG gccccatgGTTTACGCCATCTGCTACTGCCCCGAGGAGcggctgggggagctggaggcGCTGGGGGTGGCAG ACTCGAAGACGCTGTCGGAGGCCGAGCGGGAGCAGCGTTTCGGGCGCCTGGAGGCCGCCGGCGCCGTCCTGGGCTGGGCCCTGCACGTGCTCTCGCCCGCCCTCATCTCGGCCAGCATGCAGCAGCG gggcaaGTACAACCTGAACGAGCTGTCGCAGGACACGGCCGCGGGCCTCATCCAGCAGGCGCTGGACGCCGGCGTGCGGGTGACCCag gtgttCGTGGACACGGTGGGGCCGGCGGAGAGCTACGAGAGCCGCCTGCGGCGCCGCTTCCCGGGGCTGGGGGTGACGGTGCGCCCCAAGGCCGATGCCCTCTTCCCCGTGGTGGGGGCCGCCAGCATCTGCGCCAag gtGGCCCGGGACCGAGCCGTGAAGCACTGGAAATTCGCGGAGGATTTGCAGGAGCTGGACACGGATTACGGCTCCGGGTACCCCAACG ACCCGCGCACCAAGCAGTGGCTGCTGCGGCACCTCGACGGCGTCTTCGGCTTCCCGCAGCTCGTGCGCTTCAGCTGGGCCACGGCCCGGAGCCTGCTGCAGCGGCACGCCGCCCCCGTCCGctg GCGCGACGAGGACGAGGGGGCCGAggaccccgccggccccccctcgctgctggccttcttcgcccgccggccccccgccgggcGCCAGCCCCACCGCTTCTTCTACGAGCGCAGCCTGCGGCCCTGGCCgacctgtgacccccccccccaaataaattccttttcttaa